In a genomic window of Rhopalosiphum maidis isolate BTI-1 chromosome 4, ASM367621v3, whole genome shotgun sequence:
- the LOC113549685 gene encoding uncharacterized protein LOC113549685, translating into MGNPSKMLTIFIVICYVIGVHNSYSKYSQTVQNCIDLMLRYDILFIQSYSQYSGTTIPNYVQLEDSKLIRKLYSLNISALDEPLKTYVTNFNNGIKEQALTFCEGQQ; encoded by the exons ATGGGCAACCCTAGTAAAATGTTAACgatttttattgtgatttgttATGTTATAGGTGTACATAActcatatagtaaatattcacaga CTGTTCAAAATTGCATTG ATTTGATGCTTCGTTacgacattttatttatacaaagttATTCACAGTATAGTGGTACAACGATTCCAA attatgTTCAATTGGAAGATTCAAAATTGATAAGAAAGCTATATTCATTAA acATTTCGGCACTAGAcg AaccattaaaaacatatgtaacgaattttaataatggaatAAAGG aacaAGCGCTCACATTTTGTGAAGGGCAACAATAA